The Magnetospirillum sp. genome includes a region encoding these proteins:
- the rdgB gene encoding RdgB/HAM1 family non-canonical purine NTP pyrophosphatase, translating to MDGLGPRRLSGGKLVIATHNAGKLAEIADLMQPFGLDCVSAGSLGVAEPDETGTTFEANAILKARHTCAATGLPSLADDSGLCVDALHGDPGVYTANWAGPKRDWMRAMRMVEAALDGAADRRAHFVAVLALAWPDGHVETFRGEVDGTLVWPPRGSRGFGYDPMFVPAGHAITFGEMDPHEKHKISHRAVAFGKLVAACLASK from the coding sequence ATGGACGGTCTAGGGCCGCGCAGACTTTCCGGCGGCAAGCTGGTCATTGCCACGCACAATGCGGGCAAGCTGGCCGAGATTGCCGACCTGATGCAGCCCTTCGGGCTCGACTGCGTGTCGGCGGGATCGCTCGGCGTGGCCGAGCCCGACGAGACGGGCACCACGTTCGAGGCCAACGCGATCCTCAAAGCGCGCCACACTTGTGCGGCAACCGGCCTGCCGTCGCTTGCCGACGATAGCGGCCTGTGTGTGGACGCGTTGCACGGCGATCCGGGCGTGTATACGGCGAATTGGGCTGGCCCCAAGCGCGATTGGATGCGCGCGATGCGCATGGTCGAAGCGGCCCTTGATGGTGCGGCCGACCGGCGCGCGCATTTTGTCGCCGTCCTCGCCCTCGCCTGGCCCGACGGCCATGTCGAAACGTTCCGTGGCGAAGTGGACGGCACGCTTGTGTGGCCGCCGCGGGGATCGCGCGGCTTCGGCTACGATCCGATGTTTGTACCCGCAGGCCATGCGATCACGTTCGGCGAAATGGACCCGCATGAAAAACACAAGATCAGCCATCGCGCCGTGGCGTTCGGCAAACTCGTTGCGGCGTGCTTGGCATCCAAATGA
- the rph gene encoding ribonuclease PH yields the protein MRPSGRSADQMRAVSLEPGFAKHAEGSCLVRFGDTHVLVTASLEEKVPPFLRNSGQGWVTAEYGMLPRSTHTRTDREAARGKQSGRTQEIQRLIGRALRAVCDMGVLGERQIKIDADVLQADGGTRTAAITGAWVALHQAIYPLVKAKGLKTLPIRSHVAAISCGISNGASVLDLDYAEDSACEVDANFVMTGDGKLIEVQGTAERDPFDQDQLLAMLALARKGVGELVALQKQAIAKWTV from the coding sequence ATGCGCCCTTCGGGCCGTTCCGCCGACCAGATGCGTGCCGTCAGCCTCGAGCCCGGTTTCGCCAAACATGCCGAGGGTTCGTGCTTGGTGCGCTTCGGCGACACGCATGTGCTGGTCACCGCCTCGCTCGAAGAGAAAGTACCGCCGTTTCTGCGCAACTCGGGCCAAGGCTGGGTCACGGCCGAATACGGCATGCTGCCGCGCTCGACCCACACGCGCACCGACCGCGAAGCGGCACGCGGCAAACAATCGGGCCGCACGCAGGAAATCCAGCGCCTGATCGGCCGCGCGCTTCGCGCCGTGTGCGACATGGGCGTGCTCGGCGAGCGCCAGATCAAGATCGATGCCGACGTGCTGCAGGCCGATGGCGGCACCCGCACCGCCGCGATCACGGGCGCGTGGGTCGCTTTGCATCAGGCGATCTATCCGCTCGTCAAAGCCAAGGGCCTCAAGACGCTGCCGATCCGCAGCCATGTGGCGGCCATCTCGTGCGGCATTTCGAACGGGGCGAGCGTGCTCGATCTCGACTATGCCGAAGACTCGGCCTGCGAGGTCGATGCCAACTTTGTGATGACCGGCGACGGCAAGCTCATCGAAGTGCAGGGCACAGCCGAGCGCGATCCGTTCGACCAGGACCAATTGCTCGCCATGCTCGCTTTGGCGCGCAAAGGGGTGGGCGAACTCGTTGCGTTGCAGAAACAGGCGATCGCGAAATGGACGGTCTAG
- the hrcA gene encoding heat-inducible transcriptional repressor HrcA, translated as MDERSRDVFRRIVEAYVDTGEPVGSRTLSRQLADPLSPATIRNVMADLQDLGLLYSPHISAGRLPTDLGLRLFVDGLLEVGRLSSDEREKIEVQCAAGGRSVTQVLEQASNLLAGLGRGAGLVIAPKSDAPLKHVEFVPLGPGRSLVVLVTEQGLVENRVIETPMGLTPQQLIQASNFLSAHLTGRTLVEAREDILRRLAESRAELDQLSQRVVEQGLAVWSTPDGSPAREGYLIVRGQAKLLADVHALDDLERIRRLFEALEQHESMARILEQAQTADGVQIFIGAQNELFGLSGCTTIVAPYRDSSERIVGAIGVVGPTRLNYARIIPMVDYTARVIGRLVG; from the coding sequence ATGGACGAGCGCTCGCGCGACGTATTCCGGCGCATCGTCGAGGCCTATGTCGATACGGGCGAGCCCGTTGGCAGCCGCACCTTGTCGCGCCAATTGGCCGATCCGTTGTCGCCGGCCACGATCCGCAACGTGATGGCCGATCTGCAGGATTTAGGGCTGCTCTATTCGCCGCATATTTCGGCCGGCCGCTTGCCGACCGATTTGGGCTTGCGGCTGTTCGTCGATGGCTTGCTCGAAGTCGGGCGCCTGTCGAGCGACGAGCGCGAGAAGATCGAAGTGCAGTGTGCTGCCGGCGGGCGCTCAGTCACGCAAGTGCTCGAACAGGCGAGCAATCTGCTGGCGGGCTTGGGGCGCGGGGCGGGGCTTGTGATCGCCCCAAAATCCGATGCCCCCCTCAAACATGTCGAATTCGTGCCGCTCGGGCCGGGCCGCTCGCTCGTGGTGCTCGTGACCGAGCAGGGCTTGGTCGAAAACCGCGTGATCGAAACGCCGATGGGTCTCACGCCGCAGCAGCTCATCCAGGCGTCGAATTTTCTGTCCGCACACCTTACGGGGCGCACGCTGGTCGAGGCGCGCGAAGATATTCTGCGCCGCTTGGCCGAATCGCGCGCCGAGCTCGACCAATTGTCGCAGCGCGTGGTCGAACAAGGCTTGGCCGTGTGGTCCACGCCCGACGGCAGCCCGGCGCGCGAGGGGTATTTGATCGTGCGCGGCCAAGCGAAGCTCTTGGCCGACGTGCATGCGCTCGACGATCTCGAGCGCATCCGCCGCCTGTTCGAGGCGCTGGAGCAGCACGAATCGATGGCCCGCATCCTCGAACAGGCGCAGACGGCCGACGGCGTGCAGATTTTCATCGGCGCGCAGAACGAATTGTTCGGCCTGTCCGGCTGCACGACGATCGTCGCCCCCTATCGCGATTCGAGCGAACGCATCGTCGGTGCGATCGGCGTGGTGGGGCCCACGCGCCTCAACTATGCGCGCATCATCCCGATGGTGGACTATACGGCGCGCGTTATCGGCCGGCTGGTCGGCTGA
- the grpE gene encoding nucleotide exchange factor GrpE: MTEPATPQPENPTTPSVEIPAELFEAPAPADPLAEALAKVAAIEAEMAKTKDAALRAMADAENMRKRAEREIAEREKYAVSKFAKSLLDVADNLRRALDNVSADALAADPSLAKLVAGVELTERELLQAFERNGVVKVELAGKPFDPAIAQAVAQVDSPNQAAGTVVQVFQPGYTLHGRILREAMVTVAKGAPAAGIDTVA, from the coding sequence ATGACCGAGCCTGCCACGCCCCAACCTGAGAATCCCACGACCCCCAGCGTCGAAATCCCGGCCGAATTGTTCGAGGCCCCGGCGCCTGCCGATCCGTTGGCCGAGGCGTTGGCCAAGGTTGCGGCGATCGAGGCCGAGATGGCCAAAACCAAGGATGCGGCGTTGCGCGCGATGGCCGACGCCGAAAACATGCGCAAGCGCGCCGAGCGCGAAATCGCCGAGCGCGAGAAATACGCGGTCTCGAAATTCGCGAAGTCGCTGCTCGACGTGGCCGACAATCTGCGCCGCGCGCTCGACAATGTGTCGGCGGACGCGCTGGCCGCCGATCCGAGCCTTGCCAAGCTCGTCGCGGGCGTGGAATTGACCGAGCGCGAATTGCTGCAGGCTTTCGAGCGCAATGGCGTGGTCAAGGTCGAGCTTGCGGGCAAGCCGTTCGATCCCGCGATCGCCCAAGCGGTGGCCCAAGTCGATTCGCCGAACCAAGCGGCAGGTACTGTCGTGCAGGTGTTCCAGCCTGGCTACACGCTGCACGGCCGCATCCTGCGCGAGGCGATGGTCACCGTCGCCAAGGGTGCGCCTGCCGCCGGTATCGACACGGTTGCCTGA
- the dnaK gene encoding molecular chaperone DnaK: MSKVIGIDLGTTNSCVAVMEGSTPKVIPNAEGANTTPSIVAFTESGERLVGQPAKRQSVTNPTDTFYAIKRLIGRRFEDPMVSKDKGLVPYDIVKADNGDAWVNSKGKKYSPSQISAFTLMKMKETAEAYLGETVTQAVITVPAYFNDSQRQATKDAGKIAGLEVLRIINEPTAAALAYGLEKKKTGTIAVYDLGGGTFDVSVLEIGDGVFEVKSTNGDTFLGGEDFDKEIVDYLATEFKKEAGIDLRGDRLALQRLKEAAEKAKIELSSAVQTEVNLPFITADASGPKHLNIKITRSKLESLVDVLIQRTIEPCRNALKDAGLKASEIDEVVLVGGMTRMPKVIETVKQFFGREPHRGVNPDEVVAIGAAIQAGVLKGDVKDVLLLDVTPLSLGIETLGGVFTRLIDRNTTIPTRKGQTFSTAEDSQSAVTIRVFQGEREMAADNKMLGQFDLVGLPPAPRGVPQIEVTFDIDANGIVQVSAKDKGTGKEQQIRIQASGGLSDAEINKMVKDAEANASEDKKRRDLVEAKNRAESLVHDTEKNVAEYGDKLDAAEKAAVQTAIDNLKATKDSTDAEDIKAKTEALMQAAMKLGEAMYKAQAATGDVPPDAGGPEGGAKAEGPKAKDEKVVDATFEEVSDKTKKG; encoded by the coding sequence ATGAGCAAAGTCATCGGAATCGATCTTGGCACCACGAATTCGTGCGTTGCCGTGATGGAAGGCAGCACGCCCAAAGTCATCCCGAACGCCGAAGGGGCCAACACGACGCCCTCGATCGTCGCGTTTACGGAATCGGGCGAACGTCTGGTGGGCCAGCCTGCCAAGCGCCAGTCCGTCACCAACCCGACCGACACGTTCTACGCGATCAAGCGCCTGATCGGGCGCCGCTTCGAAGACCCGATGGTGTCGAAGGACAAGGGCCTCGTGCCCTACGACATCGTCAAGGCCGACAACGGCGACGCGTGGGTCAATTCCAAGGGCAAAAAATATTCGCCCTCGCAGATTTCCGCCTTCACGCTGATGAAGATGAAGGAAACGGCCGAGGCGTATCTGGGCGAAACGGTCACGCAGGCCGTGATCACGGTGCCCGCCTATTTCAACGACAGCCAGCGCCAAGCCACGAAAGACGCCGGCAAGATCGCCGGCCTTGAAGTGCTGCGCATCATCAACGAGCCGACGGCGGCTGCACTCGCCTACGGCCTTGAGAAGAAGAAGACCGGCACGATCGCGGTCTACGACCTCGGCGGCGGCACGTTCGACGTGTCGGTGCTCGAGATCGGCGACGGCGTGTTCGAGGTGAAGTCGACCAACGGCGACACGTTCCTGGGCGGCGAAGATTTCGACAAGGAAATCGTCGACTATCTTGCGACCGAGTTCAAGAAAGAGGCCGGCATCGATCTGCGCGGCGACCGCCTGGCGCTGCAGCGCCTCAAGGAAGCGGCCGAAAAGGCGAAGATCGAACTCTCGTCCGCCGTGCAGACGGAAGTGAACCTGCCCTTCATCACGGCCGACGCGTCGGGCCCGAAGCATCTCAACATCAAGATCACGCGTTCGAAGCTCGAAAGCCTCGTCGATGTGCTGATCCAGCGCACGATCGAGCCGTGCCGCAACGCGCTGAAAGACGCCGGCCTCAAGGCCAGCGAAATCGACGAAGTGGTGCTCGTGGGCGGCATGACGCGCATGCCCAAGGTCATTGAAACCGTGAAGCAGTTCTTCGGGCGCGAGCCGCATCGCGGCGTCAACCCCGACGAAGTGGTCGCGATCGGTGCGGCCATTCAGGCGGGCGTGCTCAAGGGCGACGTCAAGGACGTGCTGCTGCTCGACGTGACCCCGCTGTCGCTCGGCATCGAAACGCTGGGCGGCGTGTTCACGCGCCTCATCGACCGCAACACCACGATCCCCACGCGCAAGGGCCAGACCTTCTCGACCGCCGAAGACAGCCAGTCGGCCGTGACCATCCGCGTGTTTCAGGGCGAACGCGAAATGGCCGCCGACAACAAGATGCTGGGCCAGTTCGACCTTGTCGGCCTGCCGCCCGCGCCGCGCGGCGTGCCGCAGATCGAAGTCACGTTCGACATCGACGCCAACGGCATCGTGCAGGTCTCGGCCAAGGACAAGGGCACAGGCAAGGAGCAGCAGATCCGCATCCAAGCCTCGGGCGGCCTGTCGGACGCCGAGATCAACAAGATGGTCAAGGACGCCGAGGCCAACGCGAGCGAAGACAAGAAGCGCCGCGACTTGGTCGAAGCCAAGAACCGTGCCGAAAGCCTCGTGCACGACACCGAGAAGAACGTCGCCGAATACGGCGACAAGCTCGATGCGGCCGAAAAAGCCGCCGTGCAGACCGCCATCGACAATCTGAAGGCGACAAAGGACAGCACCGACGCCGAAGACATCAAGGCCAAGACCGAAGCCCTGATGCAGGCCGCCATGAAGCTCGGCGAGGCCATGTACAAGGCCCAGGCGGCGACCGGCGATGTGCCGCCGGATGCCGGCGGCCCCGAGGGCGGTGCCAAGGCCGAAGGGCCCAAGGCGAAGGACGAGAAAGTCGTCGACGCGACGTTCGAGGAAGTTTCGGACAAGACCAAAAAGGGCTAA
- the dnaJ gene encoding molecular chaperone DnaJ: MAKADYYELLGVAKGASADDLKKAYRKLAMQFHPDKNPGDKKAEAKFKEINEAYDVLKDDQKRAAYDRFGHAAFEGGGGGQPGGFGAGGAGGFADIFDEMFGEFMGGGRRGGGPQRGADLRYNLEISLEDAFHGKQATVRVASMHACETCHGSGAEAGSKPITCPTCRGQGKVRAQQGFFTIERACHQCGGAGQIIEKPCKTCQGQGRVRKERTLSVNIPAGVEDGTRIRLAGEGEAGLRGSPTGDLYLFLSIKQHRLFHREAADIYCRVPIPMTTAALGGSIEVPTVDGTRAKVTIPAGAQTAQQFRLKGKGMSVLRSQARGDMFIEAMVETPVNLTKRQQELLREFEGSGGGGKSHSPESASFFAKVKELWDDLRN; this comes from the coding sequence GTGGCGAAAGCGGATTACTACGAATTGCTGGGTGTCGCCAAAGGGGCGTCGGCAGACGATCTCAAGAAGGCCTATCGCAAGCTCGCCATGCAGTTTCACCCGGACAAAAATCCGGGCGACAAAAAGGCCGAGGCCAAGTTCAAAGAGATCAACGAAGCCTACGACGTCCTCAAGGACGACCAGAAGCGCGCGGCCTATGACCGCTTCGGCCATGCCGCGTTCGAAGGCGGCGGCGGTGGCCAGCCCGGCGGTTTCGGCGCGGGCGGTGCAGGCGGCTTTGCCGATATTTTCGACGAGATGTTCGGCGAGTTCATGGGCGGGGGCAGGCGCGGCGGCGGGCCGCAGCGCGGCGCCGACCTTCGCTACAATCTCGAAATCAGCCTCGAAGACGCATTCCACGGCAAGCAGGCGACGGTGCGCGTCGCCTCCATGCATGCGTGCGAAACCTGCCACGGCAGCGGTGCCGAGGCGGGCTCCAAGCCCATCACCTGCCCCACCTGCCGCGGCCAAGGCAAAGTGCGCGCGCAGCAAGGCTTCTTCACGATCGAGCGCGCCTGCCACCAATGCGGCGGGGCGGGCCAAATCATCGAAAAACCCTGCAAGACCTGCCAGGGCCAGGGCCGCGTGCGCAAGGAGCGCACCTTGTCGGTCAATATCCCGGCTGGCGTGGAAGACGGCACGCGCATAAGGCTCGCGGGCGAGGGCGAAGCGGGCTTGCGCGGCTCGCCGACGGGCGATCTCTATCTGTTTTTGTCGATCAAGCAGCACCGCCTGTTCCATCGCGAGGCCGCCGACATCTATTGCCGCGTGCCGATCCCGATGACGACGGCGGCCCTCGGCGGCTCGATCGAAGTGCCGACGGTCGACGGCACACGCGCCAAGGTCACGATCCCGGCGGGGGCGCAGACGGCCCAACAATTCCGCCTCAAGGGCAAGGGCATGAGCGTGCTGCGCAGCCAGGCGCGCGGCGACATGTTCATCGAGGCGATGGTCGAAACGCCGGTCAACCTCACCAAGCGCCAGCAGGAATTGCTGCGCGAATTCGAGGGCAGCGGCGGCGGCGGCAAAAGCCACAGCCCCGAAAGTGCGAGCTTCTTCGCCAAGGTGAAGGAGCTGTGGGACGATCTGCGGAATTGA
- a CDS encoding response regulator: MATETQAPAPKAELAQLRVLAIEDIDIMREVLCAMLQAVGIGHCVGVATGARGLELLAEQPFDLVFCDLTMAPMDGLEFLRRLRGHADPRLAALPVVVLTGRTEPACRTSALGAGASAFAIKPVPLSDLQDLVRLALR, translated from the coding sequence ATGGCGACGGAAACGCAAGCACCAGCACCCAAAGCGGAATTGGCGCAGCTGCGCGTTCTGGCGATCGAAGACATCGACATTATGCGCGAGGTGCTGTGCGCGATGCTGCAGGCCGTCGGCATCGGCCATTGCGTGGGCGTCGCCACAGGTGCGCGCGGGCTCGAGCTGCTCGCCGAGCAGCCCTTCGATCTCGTCTTCTGCGATCTGACGATGGCGCCGATGGACGGGCTCGAATTTCTGCGCCGCTTGCGCGGGCATGCCGATCCGCGCCTTGCCGCGTTGCCGGTCGTGGTGCTCACGGGCCGCACGGAGCCCGCGTGCCGGACTTCAGCACTCGGCGCCGGGGCGTCCGCCTTTGCGATCAAGCCCGTACCGCTCTCGGACTTGCAGGATCTGGTGCGGCTCGCGCTCCGTTAA